A genome region from Cyprinus carpio isolate SPL01 chromosome B23, ASM1834038v1, whole genome shotgun sequence includes the following:
- the znf217 gene encoding zinc finger protein 217, with the protein MPTHPLFPYVESPDGLGHDILSHSSASMPGTGSSMTPHTNVVEKLDTLAESSLPLDCMFCEETFLHQEDLGPHLLSQHPTTFHAPAVLRVEAEFLTPSERARSKTCQAVEKNEELCCAVCGQAVADATELETHMRKHKDSFTYCCGLCGRRFKEPWFLKNHMRTHGGKAKNKNQDLEIPATVNDVIQDQPPSPVDMSYKMCMVCGFFFLNKEVLAEHSKVHNRELEVDENVSSVSQPAEEVPVSQKAFLQTLQLHPSGAREEAEQSHPSGRWISQLDPFNTYQAWQLATRGKIAAGPNLAKELNADSNSDNEDSGSEKEELGAIWDSNSGDKPRRGLRSELKPSETPSPSPEQKGLIRKDKPTNCEECGKIFRTYHQLVLHSRIHKKERGGAESPTMPVDGRAQSVGSCSSSSLDRAEEYSEDGSEEGVPVDAFNPEKNEEGSGKMKLKILAPRKCGYCGKTFRSNYYLNIHLRTHTGEKPYKCEYCDYAAAQKTSLRYHLDRRHKDKPFTEIPNIPATPSARNIIKAIEHPKNVDDKKALKPAKQWLAPKPLPASVKHETGMNKAIINSTGPSIQVKPEYVSSPVTAPYTPVDEVNKKHPLSVNPKMEKEATEVPLNLSLKVPLPVSATSVPRSLLPANTCTSCSYETLYPEVLLMHKKLIHKEKLDVKKNGYRGPQKLKRYTGCPPALEGKDVTPLPHINRKHPRRTKSPLRQPEKLGEKLPKQPQMSRISPAKERWRDQHQEGQRGKESDATSSLSRISEHESSRKLNVPLVIDRELSKQRPGLDHEMNQRASMGKNGMVWPTDPARLCLSDRFRNLTQTDVGEPSSKRHKSFEPLHTASGRLGEDFNRIVPSSRNAKTSLQANSPLASVKVTPTPSPNSMQADWNVINLLHNYTPNNLPSLYHPAAAGSSHAVMASPVTGSRSLIFPHYSTSMTQRRIQTSPLSNERCGPSDKSS; encoded by the exons ATGCCTACCCACCCATTGTTCCCATATGTGGAAAGTCCTGATGGACTAGGTCATGACATACTCAGCCACAGCAGTGCAAGCATGCCTGGTACTGGATCTAGCATGACACCCCACACCAATGTGGTGGAAAAACTAGACACTCTGGCAGAAAGTAGCCTACCTCTAGACTGCATGTTTTGCGAGGAGACTTTCCTGCATCAGGAAGACCTGGGACCACACCTTCTTTCCCAGCATCCCACAACATTCCACGCTCCCGCAGTGTTGCGTGTGGAAGCGGAATTCTTAACTCCCAGCGAAAGGGCTCGTTCTAAGACCTGCCAAGCTGTGGAAAAGAATGAGGAGCTCTGTTGTGCTGTGTGCGGCCAGGCCGTTGCAGATGCGACCGAGCTGGAAACGCACATGCGGAAACACAAGGACTCTTTCACGTACTGCTGTGGCCTCTGTGGACGTCGTTTCAAAGAGCCGTGGTTCCTAAAGAACCACATGAGAACCCATGGTGGAAAggctaaaaacaaaaaccagGACCTGGAGATCCCTGCCACCGTTAATGACGTCATCCAAGACCAACCCCCATCACCTGTGGACATGTCGTACAAAATGTGCATGGTATGTGGCTTCTTTTTCCTGAACAAGGAAGTTCTGGCTGAGCACAGCAAGGTCCACAATCGTGAACTGGAAGTGGATGAGAACGTCTCCTCCGTCAGCCAACCTGCTGAGGAGGTTCCTGTATCTCAGAAGGCATTTTTGCAGACCCTACAGTTGCATCCTTCGGGTGCAAGAGAAGAAGCTGAACAGAGTCATCCATCTGGACGCTGGATATCCCAACTTGATCCTTTCAACACCTACCAGGCTTGGCAATTGGCCACCAGGGGCAAGATCGCAGCAGGTCCGAACTTGGCCAAGGAGCTCAATGCCGACTCCAACTCTGACAACGAGGACTCTGGTTCTGAAAAAGAGGAACTGGGGGCTATTTGGGATTCTAACAGTGGAGATAAACCAAGGCGAGGCCTACGAAGTGAACTCAAGCCTAGCGAGACTCCTTCCCCATCACCTGAGCAAAAGGGTCTAATTCGAAAAGACAAGCCAACAAACTGCGAAGAGTGCGGCAAGATCTTCAGGACGTACCATCAGCTGGTCCTCCATTCTAGAATCCACAAGAAGGAACGAGGAGGAGCAGAGAGTCCCACCATGCCTGTAGATGGGAGGGCCCAAAGCGTAGGCTCTTGTAGTAGTTCATCTCTTGACCGAGCAGAGGAGTACTCAGAGGATGGCTCCGAAGAGGGAGTGCCAGTTGACGCCTTTAATCCAG AAAAAAATGAGGAAGGATCAGgaaaaatgaagctgaaaattctcGCTCCAAGAAAATGTGGTTACTGTGGCAAGACTTTCCGCTCAAACTATTACCTCAATATTCATCTCAGGACACATACTG GTGAAAAACCATATAAATGTGAATACTGTGACTACGCCGCAGCACAGAAAACATCTTTGCGGTATCATCTAGACAGACGTCACAAGGACAAACCTTTCACAGAAATCCCGAACATTCCTGCAACACCATCTGCAAGAAATATCATCAAGGCCATTGAACATCCCAAGAATGTAGATGACAAAAAAGCCTTAAAACCAGCCAAACAATGGCTTGCTCCTAAACCTCTGCCTGCCAGTGTTAAACATGAAACAGGCATGAACAAAGCCATTATTAACAGCACAGGTCCTTCCATTCAAGTCAAGCCAGAGTATGTTAGTTCTCCCGTCACAGCTCCTTACACCCCTGTGGATGAGGTCAACAAAAAACACCCGTTATCGGTAAACCCGAAGATGGAGAAGGAGGCTACCGAAGTACCTTTGAATTTGTCTCTCAAAGTGCCACTTCCTGTATCTGCTACCTCAGTACCCAGAAGCCTGTTACCAGCTAACACATGTACCTCTTGCTCCTATGAAACCCTTTACCCTGAGGTTCTCTTGATGCATAAAAAGCTCATCCACAAGGAGAAGTTGGATGTCAAGAAGAATGGATACAGGGGACCTCAGAAACTGAAACGGTACACTGGTTGCCCGCCGGCTCTTGAAGGCAAAGACGTCACTCCTTTGCCCCACATCAACAGGAAGCATCCCCGTCGGACCAAATCCCCATTGCGGCAACCGGAAAAACTTGGGGAAAAGCTTCCGAAACAGCCTCAGATGTCTAGGATTTCCCCTGCGAAGGAGCGCTGGAGAGATCAGCACCAGGAGGGCCAACGGGGCAAGGAATCGGATGCAACCAGCTCGCTTTCTAGAATCTCCGAGCACGAATCTAGCAGAAAATTAAATGTGCCATTGGTAATCGATCGAGAGTTGTCCAAGCAGAGGCCTGGCCTGGATCACGAGATGAATCAGAGGGCAAGCATGGGCAAAAATGGAATGGTTTGGCCCACAGATCCAGCTAGACTTTGCCTTTCGGACCGTTTCCGAAACTTGACACAAACAGACGTCGGCGAACCCTCTAGCAAGAGACACAAGTCCTTTGAGCCTCTACATACTGCGTCTGGACGGCTTGGAGAGGATTTCAACCGAATCGTGCCCTCCAGCAGAAATGCAAAAACCTCGTTGCAGGCAAACTCACCCTTGGCTTCGGTTAAGGTGACTCCCACTCCGTCTCCCAACAGCATGCAGGCCGACTGGAATGTCATCAACCTGCTCCACAACTACACGCCCAACAACCTGCCCTCGCTCTATCACCCCGCTGCTGCAGGCTCCAGCCATGCTGTCATGGCCTCACCTGTCACCG GGAGCAGGTCCTTGATCTTCCCTCATTACTCAACTAGTATGACTCAGAGGAGAATCCAAACCAGCCCTCTGAGTAATGAACGCTGTGGACCTTCAGATAAGAGCTCTTAG